The window GCGCTGCGGAGCGCCATGACAGGTCGCAAGGGCCCGGTGTTCGTCGAGATCCCGCGCGACGTGCTGAACAACCAGGTGGTCCAGGCGGAGATCGGCGAGCCCTCGAGCTACCGTCCGGCCCACCCGCAGCCGGCGCACCCGGACGCGATTCGCGAGGCGGTCCGCGTGTTGCGCCAGGCCGAGCGCCCGCTCCTGCTGGTAGGAGGTGGGGCGACCTGGGCCGAGGCGAACGACCTGGTGGTGCGCCTGAGCGCCCAGCAAGCCCTTCCGGTGGTGACGGCCTACGGGCGCAACGATGCGGTCCCCAACGATCATCCCCTTTACATCGGCCCCCTGGGCCGAGCCGGATCCCCGGAGGCGGCTGCGGCCTGCCGCCGGGCTGACGTCCTCCTGGTCGTCGGCTCGCGGTTGGGGCACTTTACCACCTACTACGACGAGCGCTACATCCACTCCGGGACGCGCCTCGTCCAGATTGACGTCGAGAGCCGTGAGCTCGGCCGCAACTATCCCGTCGCCGTCGGGATCCAGGCCGATGCCCGGGAAGCCGTGTCGGCCTTGCTGGAAGCGTTGGCGCAGGCGCGAGTGCCGCCCGCATCCGAGGCCTGGCGGAAGGAAGCGCAGGAGCTCCGCGCCAAGCGCCACGCGCGCCTGGCGGGGGAGACGGCGCTCGGCGCGCTCCCGATCAAGCCGCAGCGCGTCTACGCGGAGCTGCGCCGGGTTCTGCCGCCGGACACGATCGTGACGCTGGACGCGGGAGCCGCGCCGGCCTACGCCTACGATCGGCTGAACTTCTCCCGCCCCCGCACCTTTCTCACGCCCCTCGACCTGGGGGGCCTGGGCTTCGCCTTCCCCGTTGCGCTCGGAGCCAAGCTGGGCCGTCCTGAGGCGCCGGTGCTCGCCATCCACGGGGACGGTGGCTTCCTGATGAACGCCCAGGAGCTGGAGACGGCAGTGCGGCACGGGATCAACGTAGCGACCCTGGTGCTGAACAACAACTGCTGGGGCTCGGAAAAGGCCTACCAGAAGCACTTCTACAACGCGCGCTACGTCGGCGCCGACATCGGCAACCCCCGCTATGACAGGTACGCGGAGCTCTTCGGCGCCCGGGGGTACTACGCGGAACACCCGGACCAGATCGGCGACGCCGTGCGCGCGGCGCTCGGGTGCAGTCAGCCGGCGATCATTGAAATTCCCATCGACCCCGATGAGTTTCCCGTGCCAGCGCATGCGGTCCGCCGTCGCGAGTAGCGGTCCCGCGCGCGGCGCCGTGAACCGGGCCCGGGCCGACGTGGCTGGCATGACGCGCGGTATCCGGTGTGGTATGGTTGGCCGGGAGTGAGGGGCGTGTCCGAGCGTGACGCCACCCCGAGGGAGCACAAGGCCCATGCGCCGAGGAGTGTCGGCTGCTTCGTGCTGACGGTCTCCGACACGAAGACACCTGAGACGGATACGAGCGGCCGGCTGATTCGGGAGCTCCTGGAGAAGGCCGGGCACACAGTGAAGGGCTCGACGATCGTCAAGGACGAACCCGTTCAGGTTC is drawn from Candidatus Rokuibacteriota bacterium and contains these coding sequences:
- a CDS encoding thiamine pyrophosphate-binding protein translates to MAEMSAGQAVIELLKAEGVRHIFGIVGSTFLDVLDVLYDDKSVEYINVRHEQGAAFMADGLARVTGAPAVCLVTSGPGATNLLTGIAAASVAHSPVVAIAGGPALGHYGKDAFQEFDLVSMFKPVTKLAIQVNKPERIPEILRSALRSAMTGRKGPVFVEIPRDVLNNQVVQAEIGEPSSYRPAHPQPAHPDAIREAVRVLRQAERPLLLVGGGATWAEANDLVVRLSAQQALPVVTAYGRNDAVPNDHPLYIGPLGRAGSPEAAAACRRADVLLVVGSRLGHFTTYYDERYIHSGTRLVQIDVESRELGRNYPVAVGIQADAREAVSALLEALAQARVPPASEAWRKEAQELRAKRHARLAGETALGALPIKPQRVYAELRRVLPPDTIVTLDAGAAPAYAYDRLNFSRPRTFLTPLDLGGLGFAFPVALGAKLGRPEAPVLAIHGDGGFLMNAQELETAVRHGINVATLVLNNNCWGSEKAYQKHFYNARYVGADIGNPRYDRYAELFGARGYYAEHPDQIGDAVRAALGCSQPAIIEIPIDPDEFPVPAHAVRRRE